Proteins from a genomic interval of Mus musculus strain PWK/PhJ chromosome 11 genomic patch of type NOVEL, GRCm38.p6 PATCHES PWK/PHJ_MMCHR11_CTG1:
- the Tgtp2 gene encoding T-cell-specific guanine nucleotide triphosphate-binding protein 2 (The RefSeq protein has 17 substitutions compared to this genomic sequence), translating to MAWASSFDAFFKNFKRESKIISEYDITLIMTYIEENKLQKAVSVIEKVLRDIESAPLHIAVTGETGAGKSTFINTLRGVGHEEKGAAPTGAIETTMKRTPYPHPKLPNVTIWDLPGIGTTNFTPQNYLTEMKFGEYDFFIIISATRFKENDAQLAKAIAQMGMNFYFVRTKIDSDLDNEQKFKPKSFNKEEVLKNIKDYCSNHLQESLDSEPPVFLVSNVDISKYDFPKLETKLLQDLPAHKRHVFSLSLQSLTEATINYKRDSLKQKVFLEAMKAGALATIPLGGMISDILENLDETFNLYRSYFGLDDASLENIAQDLNMSVDDFKVHLRFPHLFAEHNDESLEDKLFKYIKHISSVTGGPVAAVTYYRMAYYLQNLFLDTAANDAIALLNSKALFEKKVGPYISEPPEYWEA from the coding sequence ATGGCTTGGGCCTCCAGCTTTGATgcattctttaagaattttaaaagggAAAGCAAAATCATCTCTGAATATGACATCACCTTGATTATGACTTACATAGAGGAAAATAAGCTACAGAAAGCTGTTTCTGTAATTGAAAAGGTACTGAGAGACATCGAGGATGCTCCTCTGAACATAGCTGTGACAGGGGAAACAGGCGCAGGGAAGTCCACTTTCATCAATGCCCTGAGGGGGGTGGGGCATGAAGAAAAAGATGCAGCCCCCACTGGGGCAATAGAGACAACCATGAAGAGAACTCCATACCCACACCCAAAGCTTCCCAACGTGACAATATGGGACCTGCCTGGCATTGGGTCTACTACCTTCACACCACAAAACTATCTGACAGAAATGAAGTTTGGTGAGTATGACTTCTTCATTATCATCTCAGCTACACGTTTCAAAGAAAATGATGCACAACTGGCCAAAGCCATTGCACAGATGGGGATGAATTTCTACTTTGTCAGAACCAAGATAGACAGCGACTTAGATAATGAACAGAAGTTTAAGCCTAAGAGTTTCAATAAGGAGAAACTCCTCAAGAAAATTAAGGATTACTGCTCTAATCATCTTCAGGAGTCTCTCTACAGTGAGCCTCTAGTCTTCCTAGTCTCTAACGTTGATATATCGAAGTATGACTTCCCAAAGCTGGAAACTAAACTCCTACAGGATCTCCCAGCCCACAAGCGTCACGTATTCTCACTGTCTTTGCAAAGTCTTACTGAGGCCACCATTAACTGCAAGAGAGATTCCCTGAAGCAAAAAGTCTTCCTAGAAGCCGTGAAGGCTGGAGTATTGGCCACCATTCCACTTGGTGGCATGATCAGTGATATCTTAGAGAATCTGGATGAAACATTCAATCTCTACAGGTCATACTTTGGGCTGGATGATGCTTCACTGGAAAACGTTGCCAAGGATTTGAACATGTCTGTGGATGACTTCAAGGTACACCTTCGATTTCCCCATTTGTTTTCAGAACACAATGATGAGTCCTTAGAAGACAAGCTCTTTAAATATATCAAACACATTTCTTCGGTTACTGGTGGGCCAGTAGCTGCAGTCACTTACTATCGCATGGCTTATTATTTGCAGAATCTCTTTCTTGATACTGCAGCCAATGATGCCATAGCTCTTCTGAATAGTAAAGCACTTTTTGAGAAGAAGGTGGGACCATATATATCTGAGCCCCCCGAGTACTGGGAAGCTTGA